One Phycisphaerae bacterium RAS2 DNA window includes the following coding sequences:
- the vapC_1 gene encoding tRNA(fMet)-specific endonuclease VapC encodes MNVVDSSGWLEYFADGPNAQFFAGAIEATDKLLVPAISVAEVFKRVLQQRSEDEALQAVALMRQGTMVELDFSLALHAAKLGHELKLPLADSIILATARAHDATLFTQDSDFEGIEGVQFISKQP; translated from the coding sequence ATGAACGTGGTCGATTCATCAGGCTGGTTGGAATACTTTGCTGACGGCCCCAATGCCCAATTCTTCGCCGGGGCGATTGAGGCGACGGACAAGCTGCTTGTGCCGGCCATCTCGGTCGCCGAGGTTTTCAAACGGGTGCTTCAGCAGCGGAGCGAGGATGAAGCGCTGCAGGCTGTCGCGCTCATGCGACAGGGAACCATGGTGGAACTCGACTTCTCGCTGGCGCTTCACGCCGCCAAGCTGGGCCACGAGTTGAAGCTGCCACTGGCGGACAGCATTATCCTGGCGACGGCTCGAGCGCACGATGCGACTCTCTTCACGCAGGATTCTGACTTTGAGGGGATCGAGGGCGTGCAGTTTATTTCGAAGCAGCCCTAG
- a CDS encoding DNA topoisomerase VI subunit A: MAAKTTERSSTSGKSAGKSRGASRSARNAATAQKIVGLAESVVTHAAKKKDPAVDIPLRTLSNAQYNPRKRIIEMGDKAQSRSFFNLGMAKSFMQTVLIASGCKKLIDEDKTVSIRGLYYLTKHTIPGTTEKTFNDQDESDPIIEDLEVALESLREELHVFASSRGTIAGNLTVVSKGDEIDLRRMGSGGWGIPGIVEPDMLQFKKCEAKYILHVEKDTVWQRFNEDKFWQKNNCIITHGNGQPPRAVRRLLFRMHDELKLPVYCLLDNDPWGYYIYSVIKQGSINLAFESNRIAIPDAKFIGVRSRDFEEFGLSDDVKIAVDDKDLKRAKQIMEYPWFKGKKEWMKEIDAMIKHGFKMEVEGLLTKSISFVTETYVPQKLKKQGVWLD, translated from the coding sequence ATGGCCGCGAAGACAACCGAGCGCTCCAGCACATCAGGCAAATCAGCCGGCAAGTCGCGCGGCGCCTCCCGCTCCGCACGCAACGCCGCCACCGCGCAAAAGATCGTCGGCCTTGCCGAGTCGGTCGTGACCCACGCCGCGAAGAAGAAAGACCCTGCCGTGGACATCCCGTTGCGCACGCTCTCCAACGCGCAGTACAACCCGCGCAAGCGCATCATCGAAATGGGCGACAAGGCCCAGTCGCGCAGCTTCTTCAACCTCGGCATGGCCAAGAGCTTCATGCAGACCGTGCTCATCGCCAGCGGCTGCAAGAAGCTGATCGACGAGGACAAGACCGTCAGCATCCGCGGTCTGTATTACCTCACCAAGCACACCATCCCCGGCACGACGGAGAAGACTTTCAACGATCAGGACGAGAGCGACCCGATCATCGAGGACCTCGAAGTCGCCCTGGAGAGCCTGCGCGAAGAGCTGCACGTCTTCGCGAGCAGCCGCGGCACCATCGCCGGCAACCTCACCGTGGTCAGCAAAGGCGACGAGATTGACCTGCGCCGCATGGGCAGCGGCGGCTGGGGCATCCCCGGCATCGTCGAGCCGGACATGCTGCAATTCAAAAAGTGCGAGGCCAAGTACATCCTCCACGTCGAGAAGGACACCGTCTGGCAGCGCTTCAACGAGGACAAATTCTGGCAGAAGAACAATTGCATCATCACCCACGGCAACGGCCAGCCGCCGCGCGCCGTCCGTCGGCTGCTCTTCCGCATGCACGATGAGTTGAAGCTGCCGGTCTATTGCCTGCTCGATAACGACCCGTGGGGGTACTACATCTACAGCGTCATCAAGCAGGGATCGATCAACCTCGCCTTCGAGAGCAACCGCATCGCGATCCCTGACGCGAAGTTCATCGGCGTGCGCAGCCGCGACTTCGAGGAGTTCGGCCTGTCCGACGACGTGAAGATCGCCGTGGACGACAAGGACCTGAAACGCGCGAAGCAGATCATGGAATACCCGTGGTTCAAGGGCAAGAAGGAGTGGATGAAGGAAATCGACGCGATGATCAAGCACGGCTTCAAGATGGAAGTCGAAGGCCTGCTGACCAAGAGCATTTCGTTCGTGACGGAGACGTACGTGCCGCAGAAGTTGAAGAAGCAGGGGGTGTGGTTGGATTAG
- the resA_3 gene encoding Thiol-disulfide oxidoreductase ResA, whose protein sequence is MAASLAAHFIGFCAVIAVLDDIRPPDVGRPMPAFGYSILADKELIPVTVQKNIRRALLVDFWATWCTPCREATRRLSDLHAKLHDKGLHIVAMTTEQEPTVRAFLKNHPVPYHVALDNDSLASKAFGVRSLPFAVLVDNQSVVRWTGDPRILTEEAVQRFLDLGEAPASQPDSNAGATAAAGEPYLLIRISRSADQERNSIGISRGDTGTAISLKCKSKPIPQILRAAMNVSQPRLVVADNVSTDLYDIEFEQRMCGENHPAFDVLVNAILEQTRHSISYVSVEREVWIATCRNKVLDESKHDTPSIGFQKTDEYSAAGVEIPQLISAIEARYKLLIQDKTELPGRYDFSWKFDVPFDDLRRTLQAKYGIELRASQQMVTIPILKAK, encoded by the coding sequence ATGGCGGCGAGCTTGGCAGCACACTTCATAGGCTTTTGTGCGGTGATTGCTGTCTTGGATGACATTAGACCCCCAGACGTTGGCCGGCCCATGCCGGCGTTTGGTTATTCCATCCTTGCTGATAAAGAACTGATCCCGGTCACCGTTCAGAAGAACATCCGGCGAGCCTTGCTCGTGGACTTCTGGGCCACATGGTGCACGCCCTGCCGCGAAGCAACCAGGCGACTTTCGGACCTCCATGCAAAACTCCATGACAAAGGACTCCACATCGTCGCGATGACGACGGAGCAAGAGCCTACGGTTCGAGCATTCCTCAAGAATCATCCCGTGCCCTACCACGTTGCACTGGATAACGACAGCCTCGCTTCAAAGGCGTTCGGTGTTCGCTCACTGCCTTTTGCCGTCTTGGTTGACAATCAAAGCGTCGTGCGATGGACCGGAGACCCTCGCATTTTGACCGAGGAAGCCGTTCAGAGGTTTCTTGATTTGGGCGAAGCGCCTGCATCGCAGCCTGATTCAAACGCTGGCGCTACAGCCGCAGCGGGCGAGCCCTATCTGCTCATTCGCATCTCGCGTTCAGCGGATCAGGAGCGGAATTCCATCGGCATCTCGCGGGGAGACACAGGGACGGCGATCAGCCTAAAGTGCAAGTCCAAGCCGATTCCGCAGATTCTGCGCGCAGCAATGAATGTGAGTCAGCCACGACTTGTTGTTGCCGACAATGTCTCGACTGATTTGTACGATATTGAGTTTGAGCAACGAATGTGTGGTGAAAATCACCCCGCGTTCGATGTTCTGGTCAATGCGATCCTCGAGCAAACACGCCATTCCATATCCTACGTGTCCGTTGAACGGGAGGTATGGATCGCAACATGTCGCAATAAAGTCCTCGACGAGTCGAAGCACGATACGCCTTCGATCGGATTCCAAAAGACCGATGAATACAGCGCTGCGGGCGTTGAGATCCCGCAATTAATCAGCGCAATCGAAGCACGATACAAGCTGCTGATACAGGACAAGACCGAACTGCCCGGTCGATACGATTTCTCGTGGAAGTTTGATGTACCGTTTGACGATTTGCGACGCACCCTTCAAGCGAAATACGGGATCGAATTAAGAGCCTCTCAACAAATGGTGACAATTCCGATCTTAAAGGCGAAATAG